One Paraburkholderia phytofirmans OLGA172 genomic window carries:
- a CDS encoding NAD(P)-dependent oxidoreductase produces MDIGFIGLGEMGAAMVANILKAGHQVRVWNRSPERAQPLADAGARIVATPAEAFAGDAVFSMLADDTALREVFTASLLEHAPRGLIHVNMATISVALAEELATAHASRGVHYVAAPVMGRPDVAAAGKLTIVAGGPAESIDRVQPIFDAIGQKTWRIGSLPQQANVMKLAANFMLGAAVETLGEAATLVTGHGLAMQDFLDVITSGLFPGPVYSGYGKMIAEQRYEPALFKARLGLKDVRLALAAADAVNTPLPVASVVRDSLIEAVAHGDGEKDFAVLGQVAARRAGR; encoded by the coding sequence ATGGACATCGGTTTTATCGGTCTCGGCGAGATGGGCGCCGCGATGGTTGCAAACATTTTGAAAGCCGGGCATCAGGTGCGCGTGTGGAACCGCTCGCCTGAACGCGCGCAGCCGCTCGCCGACGCCGGTGCGCGGATCGTCGCGACGCCGGCTGAAGCGTTTGCTGGCGACGCCGTGTTCTCGATGCTTGCCGACGATACCGCGCTGCGCGAAGTGTTCACCGCGTCGCTGCTGGAGCACGCCCCGCGCGGCTTGATCCACGTGAATATGGCGACGATCTCGGTGGCGCTGGCCGAGGAGCTGGCGACGGCGCACGCCTCGCGCGGCGTCCATTACGTCGCCGCACCGGTGATGGGGCGCCCCGACGTCGCGGCGGCGGGCAAGCTGACGATTGTGGCTGGTGGCCCGGCCGAGTCGATCGACCGCGTACAGCCGATTTTCGACGCCATCGGCCAGAAAACCTGGCGCATCGGTTCGCTGCCGCAGCAGGCGAACGTGATGAAACTCGCGGCCAACTTCATGCTGGGCGCAGCCGTCGAGACGCTCGGCGAGGCCGCCACGCTTGTAACCGGCCACGGCCTCGCGATGCAGGATTTCCTCGACGTCATCACGAGCGGTCTGTTCCCGGGACCGGTCTATTCGGGCTACGGCAAGATGATCGCGGAACAGCGCTACGAGCCGGCGCTGTTCAAGGCGCGCCTCGGATTGAAGGACGTGCGTTTGGCGCTGGCGGCCGCTGATGCGGTCAACACGCCGTTGCCGGTTGCGAGTGTCGTGCGTGACAGTCTGATCGAAGCAGTAGCGCATGGCGACGGCGAGAAAGACTTCGCGGTGCTGGGGCAGGTAGCCGCGCGGCGGGCAGGGCGCTGA
- a CDS encoding transglycosylase SLT domain-containing protein, with translation MSRLLCLIVLSLGLMQTATADENNDRMAAYLTQKFGLAKEKAQKISDAVQSAASKYSLPPALLLAIISIESRFKEKAKGANGATGLMQVVPGSHRGLLRNVKDLTEPTANIEVGSAILYGYMRSANGDMNAALKNYGGSQAYAKKVSLRIEDFADVAGPQDVASRPDALDRMCEADRCPAPGNWADAFAIPAANAPGVNGAAALQSASPATAH, from the coding sequence ATGAGCCGGTTACTTTGCCTGATCGTGCTTTCGCTCGGCCTGATGCAAACCGCAACGGCCGACGAAAACAATGACCGCATGGCCGCGTATCTGACGCAGAAATTCGGTTTGGCAAAAGAAAAGGCTCAAAAGATTTCGGACGCGGTGCAGTCCGCCGCTTCGAAATATTCGCTGCCGCCGGCCCTGCTGTTGGCAATCATCTCGATCGAATCCCGCTTCAAGGAAAAGGCCAAGGGCGCCAACGGCGCGACCGGGTTGATGCAGGTGGTGCCGGGCTCCCATCGCGGGCTGCTGAGGAACGTCAAGGACCTCACTGAGCCGACCGCCAACATCGAAGTGGGTTCGGCGATCCTGTACGGCTACATGCGCTCGGCGAACGGCGACATGAACGCGGCGCTCAAGAACTACGGCGGATCGCAGGCATACGCGAAGAAGGTGAGCTTGCGCATTGAAGATTTCGCCGACGTCGCCGGGCCGCAAGACGTCGCCTCGCGTCCGGACGCACTAGACAGGATGTGCGAGGCCGACCGTTGCCCGGCGCCGGGCAACTGGGCCGACGCTTTTGCGATACCGGCCGCCAACGCACCCGGCGTGAACGGCGCGGCGGCGTTGCAAAGCGCATCGCCTGCAACGGCGCACTGA
- a CDS encoding DUF2957 domain-containing protein — protein sequence MKWRILSVLALAAPLLGACSGGGGNGDGPVTEVRLCPSSLDYSTVFTGGGGDGELAKLQMDTTKMTWQVSYIESPIPATTGTVAPTRAGQSASGTLTQETLLPTNKLNQCAFRLNGASLDPNRPARIFVGEGVAGGTIPGAEISFAGILGVGAVPDTKFPYYPFIGFSSIETNLANVAGTYNQLGYHQVPSQNFAPATVDSKITINADGTWTECDNSGVNAGTCQQPGTNFVQSSDGSGAFETDKFQGQAKPTLATTPKARGYMIVGKLRNQVVPILVRTGAANASVTTPVNGELGPFADDESGISILAPQTSVALNSQNGEYIGVDSQFDYRTTALEGTQATLLDPFNASQASLATALNLSFTQTVPGVVTTTQVGASTGTTPTGKMIFTGGVFGYLDLTNAASPYFTIGAFVQ from the coding sequence ATGAAATGGAGAATCCTTTCGGTGCTCGCTCTTGCAGCACCGTTACTGGGGGCGTGCAGTGGTGGCGGCGGTAATGGCGACGGACCGGTGACGGAAGTTCGCCTGTGCCCTTCTTCGCTCGACTACAGCACGGTGTTCACGGGTGGCGGCGGTGACGGCGAACTGGCCAAGCTGCAGATGGACACGACCAAGATGACGTGGCAAGTCAGCTACATCGAGTCGCCGATCCCGGCGACCACCGGCACCGTCGCGCCTACGCGCGCCGGCCAGAGCGCGAGCGGCACGCTGACCCAGGAAACCCTGCTGCCGACCAACAAGCTCAATCAGTGTGCCTTCCGCCTGAACGGCGCAAGCCTCGACCCGAATCGTCCAGCGCGGATTTTTGTCGGCGAAGGCGTGGCCGGCGGCACGATTCCGGGCGCGGAAATCTCCTTCGCCGGGATTCTCGGCGTGGGCGCAGTGCCCGACACCAAGTTCCCGTACTACCCGTTTATCGGTTTCTCGTCGATTGAAACGAACCTCGCGAACGTGGCCGGCACCTACAACCAGCTCGGCTATCACCAGGTTCCGTCGCAAAACTTCGCGCCAGCCACGGTCGATTCGAAGATCACGATCAACGCGGACGGCACATGGACCGAGTGCGACAACTCCGGCGTCAATGCCGGCACGTGCCAGCAGCCGGGCACGAACTTCGTACAGTCGTCTGACGGCAGCGGTGCATTCGAAACCGACAAGTTCCAGGGCCAGGCCAAACCGACGCTCGCCACTACACCCAAGGCTCGCGGCTACATGATCGTCGGCAAACTGCGCAACCAGGTGGTGCCGATCCTGGTGCGAACCGGCGCGGCGAACGCCTCGGTGACGACGCCGGTGAACGGTGAACTCGGGCCGTTTGCGGACGACGAATCGGGCATCTCGATTCTGGCGCCGCAGACCTCGGTCGCGCTGAACTCGCAAAACGGTGAGTACATCGGTGTGGATAGCCAATTCGACTATCGCACCACCGCGCTCGAAGGCACGCAGGCCACGCTGCTCGATCCGTTCAATGCATCGCAGGCATCGCTCGCGACGGCGCTGAATCTGAGCTTCACGCAGACCGTGCCGGGTGTAGTGACGACGACGCAAGTAGGCGCCTCGACCGGCACCACGCCGACCGGAAAGATGATCTTCACGGGCGGCGTGTTCGGCTACCTCGATCTGACCAACGCGGCCTCGCCGTACTTCACGATCGGCGCCTTCGTCCAGTAA
- a CDS encoding DUF2242 domain-containing protein, which translates to MSTSFSKATAASLLGLLTLAACSSAPQPKFQQELFETGASPYARNFNSSTTDTCEAARRALLSQGYLTTMAGTDTVDGTKNFQPTGDTHIVVEFHVVCTPGEEASDTSIVYVNAVQNGFALKKSDTSASVGLSVLGSLSLPIRSNSDAMVKISSETIPSGKFYDRFFGLVDHYLQTVVRTQPVANSRIETRMLPMPVQASTPAPLPEMPDAIDKAASLQPASGTSVAP; encoded by the coding sequence ATGTCCACCTCGTTTTCCAAAGCCACTGCCGCTTCGCTTCTCGGTTTGCTGACACTTGCCGCTTGCAGCAGTGCCCCGCAGCCGAAATTCCAGCAGGAATTGTTCGAAACGGGCGCGAGCCCTTACGCCCGAAACTTCAACTCGAGCACCACGGATACCTGCGAGGCGGCGCGCCGCGCGCTGCTGAGTCAGGGTTATCTGACGACGATGGCGGGCACCGATACCGTCGACGGAACGAAAAACTTCCAGCCGACCGGCGATACACACATCGTCGTCGAGTTTCATGTGGTGTGTACGCCGGGAGAAGAGGCGAGCGACACGAGCATCGTTTACGTCAATGCTGTGCAAAACGGCTTTGCGCTGAAGAAAAGCGATACGTCGGCGAGCGTCGGGCTAAGCGTGCTGGGTTCGTTGTCGTTGCCGATCCGCTCGAACAGCGACGCGATGGTCAAAATTTCGAGTGAGACCATTCCGTCGGGCAAGTTCTACGATCGCTTCTTCGGACTCGTCGATCATTATTTACAGACGGTGGTGCGTACGCAGCCGGTTGCGAACAGCCGCATCGAGACGCGCATGTTGCCGATGCCGGTCCAAGCGTCGACTCCAGCGCCTCTCCCCGAGATGCCTGACGCAATCGACAAGGCTGCTTCGCTGCAACCGGCAAGTGGAACCAGCGTGGCGCCGTGA
- a CDS encoding IclR family transcriptional regulator domain-containing protein gives MDEKDWIAGAAKALAIIEAFDEEHARMTPTMVAARAGLSRTAARRYLLTLRELGYVDTDGKLFWLAPRVLRLGQSYLDSARLPRTVQPFLQRITATVQETALVAILDEHDVVYVARNGVNRAMAVGFVLGSRASAPLSSAGLVLLAFQAQESIEQWLASYEIKVFTPHTYSTIERLREVLGEIRRDGYVVTDQQLELGMRGVAVPLRDRHGSVVAAISVSMPIGQESANAALHRVLPTLQETASLLRNLV, from the coding sequence ATGGACGAGAAAGACTGGATCGCTGGAGCCGCCAAGGCGCTGGCGATCATCGAAGCATTCGACGAAGAGCACGCGCGCATGACGCCGACCATGGTGGCCGCCCGCGCCGGGCTCTCGCGTACGGCGGCGCGCCGTTATCTGCTGACGCTGCGCGAACTCGGCTATGTGGATACCGATGGCAAGCTGTTCTGGCTCGCGCCGCGCGTATTGCGGCTCGGCCAATCGTATCTGGATTCGGCGCGCTTGCCGCGCACTGTGCAGCCGTTTCTTCAGCGCATCACCGCGACCGTGCAGGAAACCGCGCTGGTCGCGATTCTCGACGAACACGACGTGGTCTATGTTGCACGCAACGGCGTGAACCGGGCGATGGCGGTCGGTTTCGTGCTGGGCTCGCGGGCGAGCGCGCCGTTGTCGTCCGCGGGTTTGGTCCTGCTGGCCTTCCAGGCGCAGGAAAGCATCGAGCAGTGGCTGGCGTCCTATGAGATCAAGGTTTTCACGCCGCATACATATTCGACCATCGAGCGCTTGCGCGAAGTGCTGGGCGAAATCCGCCGCGATGGTTATGTCGTCACCGATCAGCAACTTGAGTTGGGCATGCGCGGTGTTGCGGTGCCGTTGCGCGATCGGCATGGCTCGGTCGTGGCGGCGATCAGCGTGAGCATGCCGATCGGCCAGGAGTCGGCGAATGCCGCGCTGCATCGCGTGCTGCCGACCCTTCAGGAAACCGCCAGTTTGCTGCGAAACCTGGTCTAG
- a CDS encoding DMT family transporter, giving the protein MKPDTRQHLRANLLMLIAAVIWGSAFVAQRLSLDAIGPFLFTGLRFLLGALVVLTMIVCVRRSALAELSRREPGGARELLGAGVLLGVVLSASISLQQIGLQYTKVANAGFISSLYVVLVPLLGVLFRHQTEFGTWLGATLAALGMYFLSVNEHFSILYGDWYQLAGALVISVQMMLVGRFAQRHDTLMLALVQFVTCGLACLAVGLVIEPVSLAVIERAAPTILYGGALSVGIAYTIQVVAQKYAAPSHAAVIFSMEGVFAALAGWLVLGETLSARALFGCALMLTGLIVCQVMPARRHRSERDSLPHAS; this is encoded by the coding sequence TTGAAACCTGACACCCGCCAACACCTGCGCGCCAATCTGCTGATGCTGATCGCGGCCGTGATCTGGGGCTCCGCATTCGTCGCACAGCGCCTGAGCCTCGATGCGATCGGACCGTTTCTGTTTACTGGACTGCGTTTCCTGCTCGGCGCGCTGGTCGTGCTGACAATGATCGTCTGCGTGCGGCGCTCCGCGCTTGCGGAATTGTCGAGGCGCGAACCCGGCGGCGCACGCGAACTGCTCGGTGCCGGCGTCCTGCTCGGCGTCGTGCTGTCCGCGTCGATTTCGCTGCAGCAGATCGGCCTGCAATACACGAAGGTTGCTAACGCCGGCTTCATCAGTTCGTTGTATGTGGTGCTTGTGCCACTGCTTGGCGTGCTGTTTCGTCATCAAACGGAATTCGGCACGTGGCTCGGTGCGACGCTCGCTGCGCTCGGCATGTACTTTCTGAGCGTCAACGAGCACTTCTCGATCCTGTACGGCGACTGGTATCAGCTTGCCGGCGCGTTGGTGATTTCCGTACAGATGATGCTGGTGGGCCGCTTCGCGCAGCGGCACGACACACTCATGCTGGCGCTCGTGCAGTTCGTGACTTGCGGGCTCGCCTGTCTGGCCGTCGGCCTCGTGATCGAGCCGGTCAGTCTCGCGGTGATCGAGCGGGCCGCGCCGACGATTCTGTACGGCGGAGCACTGTCGGTGGGCATCGCTTATACGATTCAGGTGGTTGCGCAAAAGTACGCAGCACCCTCGCATGCCGCGGTGATCTTCAGTATGGAAGGTGTTTTCGCCGCGCTCGCCGGGTGGCTTGTACTCGGCGAAACACTGTCGGCGCGCGCGCTATTCGGATGCGCCCTCATGCTCACCGGTTTGATCGTGTGCCAGGTGATGCCTGCCCGGCGGCACAGGAGCGAACGGGATAGCTTGCCTCACGCTTCGTGA
- a CDS encoding DUF2957 domain-containing protein, which yields MSYAITRGLAMAIATAPFLIACGGGKADNPGTISAPQCSGSGSSCSVQGPPTSNAGPAALCPATADIVKTTYLGGAGSGEIVQVNIDATAMTYTLKWLESPIPLRTGQVTPTRAGTQITGAVIHPPTGALPTAEQTRCAFILGAGTGTGVGDGQPYTTPDFVNNPNPPMILVGQGVAGGGIPGATVQFAGVLTFGAVPSRHFDFYPFLGFASTTTDITKLVGTYNALLYHLSPTANYETVATNSVETFDASGNCTSPSSSGCLSTGNPLTLNSNGYFDSAKPPQIVNGGSPAPFRTDQSGTAHMILGQINGATVPLVVRTGHANPSLLALSVDDESGIAMLAAATPLASGGFDGGYVGADSNFKNTATLIQGAVGTFINPSTSAAESGFGLGYGLPSPGLVGVQDTNGKTGFAIASGGLYAIAIQGTENGGITSTSANSDTPGAPYFGIGAQISK from the coding sequence ATGTCGTACGCCATTACACGAGGCCTGGCGATGGCCATTGCCACGGCCCCATTCCTCATCGCTTGCGGTGGCGGCAAGGCGGACAATCCCGGCACGATCAGTGCGCCGCAATGCTCGGGCTCGGGCTCGAGCTGCAGCGTGCAAGGTCCGCCGACTTCGAATGCCGGTCCTGCCGCGCTATGTCCGGCGACTGCCGACATCGTTAAAACAACGTATCTCGGTGGTGCGGGTAGCGGCGAGATCGTGCAGGTGAACATTGACGCGACCGCGATGACGTACACGCTGAAGTGGCTTGAGTCACCGATTCCGTTGCGCACGGGTCAGGTCACACCGACGCGCGCGGGTACGCAGATCACGGGCGCGGTCATCCACCCGCCGACCGGCGCACTGCCGACCGCCGAGCAGACGCGCTGCGCCTTCATTCTCGGCGCGGGTACAGGTACCGGCGTCGGCGACGGTCAGCCTTATACGACACCCGACTTCGTCAACAATCCGAATCCCCCGATGATCCTTGTCGGCCAGGGCGTGGCCGGGGGCGGGATCCCGGGGGCGACCGTGCAGTTCGCTGGAGTCCTGACCTTCGGCGCCGTACCTAGCCGGCATTTCGACTTCTATCCGTTCCTCGGCTTTGCCAGCACCACGACGGACATCACCAAGCTGGTGGGTACCTACAACGCTCTGCTCTACCACCTTTCGCCGACCGCCAACTACGAGACTGTCGCAACCAATTCGGTGGAGACGTTCGACGCAAGCGGCAATTGCACCTCGCCGAGTTCGAGCGGCTGCCTGAGCACCGGTAATCCGCTCACGCTGAATAGCAACGGCTATTTCGACAGCGCGAAACCACCACAGATCGTGAACGGCGGCAGCCCCGCGCCGTTTCGCACCGACCAATCCGGCACTGCTCACATGATCCTCGGACAGATCAACGGCGCGACGGTGCCGCTCGTGGTCCGCACGGGACATGCCAACCCCAGCCTCCTGGCACTGTCCGTCGACGACGAATCCGGCATCGCGATGCTCGCCGCAGCCACGCCGCTTGCATCGGGTGGCTTTGACGGCGGCTACGTCGGCGCGGACTCGAACTTCAAGAACACCGCAACGTTGATCCAGGGCGCGGTCGGCACGTTCATCAATCCGAGCACCTCGGCGGCGGAAAGCGGCTTCGGTCTGGGTTACGGGCTGCCGAGTCCGGGCCTGGTCGGTGTGCAGGACACCAACGGCAAGACCGGTTTTGCGATTGCATCCGGTGGTCTCTACGCCATCGCAATCCAGGGCACGGAGAACGGCGGCATCACGTCGACATCGGCGAATTCGGACACGCCTGGCGCCCCCTACTTCGGCATCGGAGCCCAGATCAGCAAATAA
- a CDS encoding OmpW/AlkL family protein produces MKKIFFAILAACLSVSAYAQHAGDNVAVLGWFHVMPQDSSTPLTTTVAPTPINTPLRLPGSFTSAGTGLSTNTANTAGLVFSHYVTDHIAVTTVAGIPPVFKLYGHGTVKPPGPAGALGQQDLGDPQANPIVKSVRQWSPALLFQYYFNAPTAKFRPFLGVGVSYNWFSDVQLSQNFITSTQNNLGAVLAAGAGKPGQTQVSAKASSSWQPVFNAGLAYNITDHWGLVASVTYIPLKTTSSVIVKAADGTELSVSKAELSADPIISFLAVSYKF; encoded by the coding sequence ATGAAAAAAATCTTTTTCGCGATACTTGCCGCCTGCCTGTCCGTCAGTGCGTACGCACAACACGCGGGCGACAACGTCGCCGTGCTCGGCTGGTTCCATGTCATGCCGCAGGATTCGAGCACGCCGCTGACCACCACCGTCGCTCCGACGCCGATCAATACGCCGCTGCGTCTGCCGGGCTCATTCACGTCTGCCGGCACCGGGTTGTCGACCAATACTGCCAATACCGCCGGCCTCGTATTCAGCCATTACGTCACCGATCACATCGCCGTGACGACAGTGGCGGGCATACCGCCGGTTTTCAAGCTCTACGGGCACGGCACCGTCAAGCCGCCGGGACCGGCGGGTGCGCTCGGTCAGCAGGATCTGGGCGATCCGCAGGCTAATCCGATCGTGAAGAGCGTGCGCCAGTGGAGCCCGGCGCTGCTGTTCCAGTACTACTTCAATGCGCCCACCGCGAAGTTCCGGCCGTTCTTGGGCGTCGGCGTGTCATATAACTGGTTCTCCGACGTTCAACTGAGCCAGAACTTCATAACATCGACGCAGAACAATCTGGGCGCGGTGCTGGCAGCGGGGGCGGGCAAACCGGGGCAAACGCAGGTGTCGGCGAAGGCGTCGTCGTCCTGGCAACCGGTGTTCAATGCGGGTCTCGCGTACAACATCACCGATCACTGGGGTCTCGTGGCATCGGTCACGTACATTCCGCTGAAAACCACGTCGTCGGTCATCGTCAAGGCGGCAGACGGCACGGAATTGAGTGTGTCGAAGGCGGAGCTAAGCGCCGATCCGATCATCTCGTTCCTGGCCGTCTCCTACAAGTTCTGA
- a CDS encoding Mut7-C RNAse domain-containing protein — MVTATFRFYEELNDFLARPLRRRAFSYACAHGATAKHMIEVLGVPHTEVELILVNGASVGFNHPLSDGDRIAVYPKFEALDIQPLLRVREHPLRVVRFIADAHLGGLAPLLRLAGFNTLYDNHYPDADIEALAAAQQRIVLTRDRELLKRRTITHGCYVRTLRPREQLREVFERLDLAGSAQPFRLCLMCNAPLRRIAKDEVGDRAPDGVLERHNQFVTCDVCRRVFWEGTHWQRMRALMDSVAGAPERPA, encoded by the coding sequence ATGGTCACCGCGACATTCCGCTTCTACGAGGAGCTGAACGATTTTCTCGCCCGGCCCCTGCGCCGGCGCGCGTTCAGTTACGCCTGCGCGCACGGCGCAACCGCGAAACACATGATCGAAGTGCTCGGCGTGCCGCATACCGAGGTCGAACTCATCCTGGTGAACGGTGCGTCGGTCGGTTTCAATCACCCGCTGTCCGACGGCGATCGCATCGCCGTCTATCCGAAGTTTGAAGCGCTCGACATCCAGCCGCTATTGCGCGTGCGTGAACATCCGCTGCGCGTGGTGCGTTTCATTGCCGATGCGCATCTGGGCGGTCTCGCCCCGCTGCTGCGGCTCGCCGGCTTCAACACGCTCTACGACAACCACTATCCCGACGCCGATATCGAAGCGCTCGCCGCAGCACAACAGCGCATCGTGCTGACGCGCGACCGTGAGCTATTGAAACGCCGCACCATCACGCATGGCTGTTACGTACGAACGCTGCGGCCGCGCGAGCAATTGCGCGAAGTGTTTGAAAGGCTAGATCTGGCCGGCAGCGCGCAGCCGTTCCGTTTGTGCCTGATGTGCAACGCGCCGCTGCGGCGTATCGCCAAAGATGAAGTCGGCGACCGGGCACCCGATGGCGTGCTGGAACGGCATAACCAGTTCGTCACCTGCGACGTGTGCCGGCGCGTGTTCTGGGAAGGCACGCATTGGCAACGAATGCGTGCGCTGATGGACAGCGTGGCCGGCGCGCCGGAACGGCCCGCCTGA